The following are encoded together in the Lathyrus oleraceus cultivar Zhongwan6 chromosome 3, CAAS_Psat_ZW6_1.0, whole genome shotgun sequence genome:
- the LOC127131506 gene encoding uncharacterized protein LOC127131506, producing the protein MSNTEHWVVVKHDRKFITFTVYRELRGTKEQMDWIKILCRNNARPRAKFTLWMMLNGKLPTKERLMKFRLINSSICCFCDNYESVDHLFFAYARFNNIWRGILLPMGIRRNPENWHEEKTWLIRETKKRGGKKKILRVAIEETVYELWRSRNDKFFFPKGYKSLLDR; encoded by the coding sequence ATGTCAAATACTGAACATTGGGTTGTTGTTAAGCATGACAGAAAATTCATAACCTTTACTGTGTACCGAGAACTTAGAGGCACCAAGGAACAAATGGATTGGATAAAAATATTGTGTAGAAATAATGCTAGACCTAGAGCGAAGTTTACTCTATGGATGATGCTGAATGGAAAGCTCCCCACTAAAGAGAGATTGATGAAATTCAGACTGATTAATAGTAGCATTTGTTGTTTCTGTGATAATTATGAGTCTGTAGACCATCTTTTCTTTGCCTATGCACGTTTTAACAATATTTGGAGAGGAATTCTTTTGCCGATGGGCATTAGAAGGAATCCGGAGAATTGGCACGAAGAGAAAACTTGGTTGATTAGAGAAACCAAGAAAAGGGGTGGGAAGAAAAAGATCCTGAGAGTTGCTATAGAGGAGACAGTCTATGAGCTTTGGAGAAGTAGGAATGATAAGTTTTTTTTCCCAAAAGGATATAAATCCTTACTTGATAGATAA
- the LOC127131507 gene encoding uncharacterized protein LOC127131507: protein MSRNHDVSIKNLETWIGQLSKQINALPSSSGGFTGSTVDNPKNETCKVVETDFGVVTKEGEAERVKEGGIKKKEGRLEKEDSGNQCDKEERGFTNYIKSPYPIITKKRVHEDEAGMFEKFKEVLTQLHVLQKGGKLKLTQERVNMTEKKLMAESEEVPPKMKDPRELNITFTIGGLKISHDLFDLGSSINVMSMRKLKELKIGDIILRNMTLILFNSSVTHPLGIIQDVLVNVDGLTFPADFVVTNMKNDSEGSVILGRLFLATGKAKIDVEIVELILKFNKEKVVFNAYE from the exons ATGAGTAGAAACCATGATGTatcaatcaagaatttggagacATGGATTGGTCAATTATCCAAACAAATAAATGCTTTGCCAAGCTCAAGTGGAGGATTCACCGGTAGCACCGTTGATAATCCTAAGAATGAAACATGCAAGGTTGTGGAAACGGATTTTGGGGTAGTTACTAAAGAGGGTGAAGCTGAAAGAGTTAAAGAGGGTGGCATTAAGAAAAAGGAAGGTAGGCTTGAAAAGGAGGATAGTGGAAATCAATGTGACAAAGAGGAAAGAGGATTCACCA ATTACATAAAATCACCATATCCCATCATTACGAAGAAACGGGTACATGAGGATGAGGCTGGAATGTTTGAAAAATTTAAAGAAGTGTTGACACAGCTTCAT GTATTACAGAAAGGTGGAAAGTTGAAGTTGACTCAAGAACGGGTCAACATGACAGAGAAAAAGTTGATGGCGGAATCGGAGGAAGTGCCACCAAAGATGAAGGATCCAAGGGAGTTAAACATCACTTTCACTATTGGTGGGTTGAAAATCTCACATGATTTATTTGACTTAGGATCGAGCATCAATGTCATGTCGATGAGAAAACTTAAGGAATTGAAGATAGGAGATATCATACTGCGTAACATGACACTCATTTTATTCAATTCTTCTGTGACACATCCGCTTGGTATTATACAAGATGTGCTAGTTAATGTCGATGGTTTGACCTTCCCTGCAGACTTTGTGGTGACCAACATGAAAAATGATTCAGAAGGGTCAGTAATTCTCGGGCGCCTATTCTTGGCAACCGGGAAGGCAAAAATAGATGTGGAGATAGTTGAATTGATTTTGAAGTTCAATAAGGAAAAGGTGGTGTTTAATGCATATGAGTGA